A single window of Aspergillus puulaauensis MK2 DNA, chromosome 5, nearly complete sequence DNA harbors:
- a CDS encoding uncharacterized protein (COG:G;~EggNog:ENOG410Q24B;~InterPro:IPR005828,IPR003663,IPR036259,IPR020846;~PFAM:PF00083,PF07690;~TransMembrane:10 (i71-94o100-122i129-146o158-180i187-210o314-331i340-363o375-397i409-426o438-458i);~go_component: GO:0016020 - membrane [Evidence IEA];~go_component: GO:0016021 - integral component of membrane [Evidence IEA];~go_function: GO:0022857 - transmembrane transporter activity [Evidence IEA];~go_process: GO:0055085 - transmembrane transport [Evidence IEA]): MLDAVKNYSLFQDLNGRLMLIGAVSSLGAMGFGFDNGWWGGALGLSEFQRKYGEWDDQLGQYSIPSHKTSVGTGTGSAGIILGCIVAPFVTTTLGRRNAFLVMSALMSVGITLEASAVTSFWQLVVGRIIVYSGIGLASNCVPLYLSECSPPRIRGAFLALYSFFNSLGVFLASIVVYLSRNRQDKWQYLIVILCQLIVPIGYVTFFVFLPESPRYLVYRGRYDEAEAVLRSLSNHPETIPQEVELLKAQDLEQRELHRATSIWDCFQGTNLRRTIIAMGVQILQQAQGVSFIQNFVVTFMEQLGFPDPLRSNLMVTGCSFAVHIITFLTFDKIGRRPSLFLGSILLAGTMLGTGVATSTGTAGNYPATAAEASVALLILWYCIYGFTWGPGCWVVAGEVGTGQLRERTLFLASMGSFVTSVPINFVNPYVQADLGGAVTFIYGGFSVVAAAWVWLMVPETKDRSLEELDDMFQARISTRAFKNHVCTGLGAAITGLVEGKADAEWVEEKLATRSSG, from the exons ATGCTCGATGCAGTGAAGAATTACAGTCTCTTCCAGGACCTAAATGGGCGACTGATGCTCATCGGGGCTGTGTCCTCGCTCGGCGCCATGGGGTTCGGCTTCGACAATGGCTGGTGGGGAGGAGCCCTGGGTCTATCGGAGTTCCAGCGCAAGTATGGAGAATGGGACGATCAGCTTGGCCAGTACAGCATCCCATCACACAAAACATCAGTGGGAACAGGGACCGGGTCGGCTGGTATCATTCTCGGGTGCATCGTCGCTCCGTTCGTGACTACCACGCTCGGGCGTCGCAATGCCTTTCTTGTGATGTCCGCGTTGATGTCCGTCGGTATTACCTTGGAGGCATCAGCAGTGACCTCCTTCTGGCAGCTGGTTGTTGGTCGGATTATTGTGTATTCTGGGATAGGGCTGGCATCGAACTGTGTCCCTTTGTATCTGTCTGAATGCTCTCCTCCAAGAATCAGGG GTGCATTTCTCGCTCTCTACAGTTTCTTCAACTCGCTGGGAGTATTTCTCGCATCAATTGTTGTCTATTTGTCTCGTAACCGGCAAGACAAGTGGCAGTATCT GATTGTCATTCTGTGTCAACTGATCGTTCCCATCGGCTATGTGAccttctttgtttttctgcCCGAGTCTCCAAGATACCTGGTCTACCGCGGCCGATACGACGAAGCTGAAGCAGTGCTGCGGTCACTATCAAACCACCCAGAGACAATCCCACAAGAAGTCGAACTGCTCAAAGCGCAAGACCTCGAACAGCGCGAGCTTCACCGCGCGACGTCTATCTGGGATTGCTTCCAGGGCACCAATCTGCGCCGCACGATTATCGCCATGGGAGTGCAGATCCTGCAACAGGCCCAGGGTGTCTCATTCATCCAGAACTTTGTGGTCACCTTCATGGAGCAGCTCGGATTTCCGGACCCGCTGCGCAGTAATCTTATGGTGACGGGCTGCAGCTTTGCAGTGCATATAATTACCTTCCTTACTTTTGATAAGATCGGGCGAAGACCGTCGTTGTTCCTGGGATCTATCCTGCTGGCTGGGACGATGCTGGGTACTGGGGTAGCAACGAGTACAGGGACTGCTGGGAACTACCCCGCCACAGCGGCCGAGGCGTCTGTTGCCCTTCTTATTCTCTGGTACTGCATCTACGGATTTACCTGGGGCCCTGGATGCTGGGTTGTGGCCGGCGAGGTTGGGACTGGCCAGCTGCGAGAGCGCACGTTGTTTCTGGCCTCTATGGGCAGTTTCGTTACTTCGGTTCCTATCAACTTTGTCAACCCGTATGTTCAGGCCGATTTGGGTGGCGCTGTGACGTTTATTTACGGGGGGTTCTCGGTGGTTGCTGCCGCTTGGGTGTGGCTCATGGTTCCTGAGACGAAGGATCGGTcgttggaggagctggatgacATGTTCCAGGCGCGAATCTCGACCAGGGCGTTCAAGAACCATGTTTGCACGGGACTGGGTGCTGCAATTACTGGACTAGTGGAGGGTAAGGCTGATGCAGAGTGGGTAGAGGAGAAGCTTGCGACACGGTCATCTGGATAA
- a CDS encoding Mpv17/PMP22 family protein (COG:S;~EggNog:ENOG410PRWT;~InterPro:IPR007248;~PFAM:PF04117;~TransMembrane:3 (n3-14c24/25o91-109i129-145o151-171i);~go_component: GO:0016021 - integral component of membrane [Evidence IEA]), which translates to MSVQTTVVLQSALLKSAANLTAQAANSKLTAIDWQSVAEFAIFGLIQAHLNCHWQRFLEDTFPTLSPRAPDKTPRTAWHNVLFKLAIDQTAGLFLMNTVFLVCTSAVRLSNTSQVVAEVNRRIWPLIRNAWKIWPACALVNFLWVPVESRVLVASCVGFGWNVFLALFMLAK; encoded by the coding sequence ATGTCTGTTCAGACCACGGTGGTCCTACAATCAGCGCTCCTCAAGTCTGCCGCAAACCTCACTGCGCAAGCTGCCAACTCAAAGCTCACAGCGATCGACTGGCAGTCTGTGGCTGAATTCGCCATTTTCGGCCTGATACAAGCACATCTGAACTGCCACTGGCAGCGGTTCCTCGAGGATACTTTCCCCACACTCTCCCCTCGAGCACCGGACAAGACACCGAGAACAGCCTGGCACAATGTCCTCTTCAAGCTGGCGATAGACCAAACCGCCGGTCTCTTCCTCATGAacaccgtcttcctcgtgtGCACCAGCGCGGTACGACTATCCAACACCAGTCAAGTCGTGGCGGAGGTGAATCGCAGGATCTGGCCGTTGATCCGGAACGCGTGGAAGATCTGGCCAGCCTGCGCCCTGGTCAACTTCCTGTGGGTACCGGTGGAATCGCGGGTTCTAGTAGCATCCTGCGTTGGATTCGGCTGGAATGTCTTCTTGGCTCTGTTTATGCTGGCGAAATAG
- a CDS encoding uncharacterized protein (COG:S;~EggNog:ENOG410Q0X1;~InterPro:IPR013783,IPR036452,IPR011483;~PFAM:PF07632;~SECRETED:SignalP(1-21)) produces the protein MAWWKTVSWAALVLWARVSLQSQCQLAQEDNPRMFVLSDIANEPDDAQSLVRLLAYANEFHIEGLVATTSIWLNDTTRPDVMHEIVDGYGQSLPNLQAHATGWPSAANIKKVIASGLPVYGMDGVGEGKDSTGSRLLVEAVDGSDEPLWIPIWGGASVLAQALWHVNATRPAAEIERFVKKVRAYSISDQDNTGPWIRRNWPQLFYIASVHHFNRYAVAAWGGMSGEMYYHFPCNADNEVVSPEWVRTNIQNTGPLGSKYPDAEFILEGDSPSLLYMIPNGLSDPEHPEWGSWGGRYGPVAYGEGHFADSVDTLVDAEGRTIMGSHVTIWRWREAFQKDFAARMQWTATGEYDKANHAPVAVVNGNPGRHVIEMVVEAGQEVILDASESCDPDGRALMFKWWQYREPSSNNNTPRRDVADLEISHPESPSTTVTIPPEEVLRRPGRNAQPESDKHLHLILEVSDGELVAYRRVILTIESVSRPGHDEL, from the coding sequence ATGGCTTGGTGGAAAACAGTCTCCTGGGCTGCCCTGGTCCTCTGGGCTCGTGTATCACTTCAATCACAATGTCAACTCGCGCAAGAAGACAACCCACGTATGTTCGTACTCAGCGATATCGCAAACGAGCCAGATGATGCGCAGTCCCTCGTTCGCCTGCTGGCCTACGCCAATGAATTCCACATCGAAGGCCTTGTCGCCACCACCAGTATCTGGCTGAACGACACGACACGACCAGATGTAATGCACGAAATTGTAGATGGCTACGGACAGTCCCTGCCAAATCTACAAGCCCACGCAACCGGATGGCCGTCGGCTGCAAATATCAAAAAGGTAATCGCCTCTGGTCTCCCAGTCTACGGCATGGACGGAGTCGGCGAGGGCAAAGACAGCACAGGCTCCAGACTCCTCGTCGAGGCAGTCGATGGCTCCGACGAGCCCTTATGGATTCCCATCTGGGGCGGTGCATCTGTTCTCGCCCAAGCCCTCTGGCACGTCAATGCAACCAGACCAGCTGCAGAGATCGAGCGCTTTGTAAAGAAAGTCCGCGCGTACTCAATCTCCGACCAGGACAACACAGGGCCGTGGATCCGGCGGAACTGGCCACAGCTGTTCTACATCGCGAGCGTCCACCACTTCAACCGgtacgccgtcgccgccTGGGGAGGAATGTCAGGCGAAATGTACTACCACTTCCCATGCAACGCGGACAACGAGGTAGTCTCGCCGGAGTGGGTGCGCACGAACATCCAGAATACAGGACCGCTTGGGTCCAAGTACCCGGACGCCGAGTTTATCCTCGAGGGCGATTCGCCGTCACTGCTGTACATGATCCCCAATGGACTGTCGGACCCCGAGCATCCGGAATGGGGCTCATGGGGGGGTCGATATGGCCCGGTCGCGTACGGAGAAGGCCACTTTGCCGATAGTGTCGATACACTGGTGGATGCAGAGGGGCGAACGATTATGGGCTCCCATGTTACGATCTGGCGATGGCGCGAGGCCTTCCAGAAGGACTTTGCGGCGCGCATGCAGTGGACGGCGACGGGTGAATATGATAAGGCCAACCATGCACCGGTTGCAGTGGTCAACGGTAACCCAGGACGACACGTCATTGAAATGGTAGTCGAGGCCGGCCAAGAGGTTATTCTCGATGCCAGCGAGTCATGCGATCCTGATGGGCGTGCTCTCATGTTCAAATGGTGGCAGTACCGCGAGCCGTCGTCGAACAACAACACGCCCAGACGAGATGTGGCAGACCTCGAAATCAGCCATCCGGAGTCCCCTTCGACGACTGTTACGATTCCACCCGAAGAAGTTCTTCGTCGACCAGGGCGGAATGCGCAGCCGGAGAGCGACAAGCACCTGCATTTGATTCTGGAGGTATCGGATGGGGAGCTGGTGGCGTATCGGCGGGTTATACTCACTATCGAGTCTGTATCTAGGCCGGGACATGATGAGCTGTAG
- a CDS encoding MFS transporter (COG:G;~EggNog:ENOG410PGJ1;~InterPro:IPR020846,IPR011701,IPR036259;~PFAM:PF07690;~TransMembrane:12 (i83-104o116-133i140-159o165-191i203-222o242-261i347-369o389-407i419-436o442-463i475-493o505-525i);~go_function: GO:0022857 - transmembrane transporter activity [Evidence IEA];~go_process: GO:0055085 - transmembrane transport [Evidence IEA]) produces MDVEHSAATKQPNSDQDKVQDGYQDGDAPSLSENRSETLGDTDLLGGEKLDAVLTAKMALVNDAIDEIGFTPHQAKLFCLNGFGYAVDSLILLLQSIVATQATLEFQPSYDTGLTIAVYVGMLVGALFWGFSADVIGRRFAFNVSLFISSIFTIVAGAAPNWIVLGLFTCLSAFGAGGNLVLDTAVFLEYLPSQHSWLVTLMAAWWGVGQLIAGLFAWAFMPNYSCADAASCTYDNNKGWRYVWYTSGAFVFLLSILRITVVRLEETPKFLVSEGKDEKVVAVLQGIAQKHQRPCSLTLERLTALGVTRTRHSGETRRSFKLISLPELGYHLRGLYATRKMALSTSLIWFSWLLIGLAYPLFNVFLPLYLKSRGAEFGDDSPYTTWRNYAITNACGIFGPILAGFLCRTRWCWGRRGTMILGAMVTMVFFFSYTAVRTADQNVAFTCIINFCLNIYYGTLYAYTPEVLPSAHRGTGNGIAIGLNRIMGIVSAVVGREADTSTSVPLYICAALYIIMAIVAAAFPFEPLGRRSS; encoded by the exons ATGGACGTCGAACACTCTGCCGCCACCAAGCAGCCTAATAGCGACCAGGACAAGGTCCAGGATGGATATCAGGATGGAGATGCGCCGTCTCTCTCCGAGAACCGCTCCGAGACCCTCGGCGACACGGACCTGCTCGGCGGGGAGAAGCTGGACGCGGTGCTGACTGCGAAGATGGCCTTGGTCAACGAT GCCATTGACGAGATCGGATTCACCCCGCACCAGGCCAAGCTCTTCTGCCTCAATGGCTTCGGATACGCCGTCGACTCGctcatcctgctgctgcagtccATCGTCGCCACTCAGGCCACCCTCGAGTTCCAGCCCAGCTACGATACTGGTTTAACTATTGCCGTCTATGTGGGAATGCTGGTTGGCGCGCTGTTCTGGGGCTTCTCTGCCGACGTCATCGGCCGTCGCTTCGCCTTCAACGTTTCTCTGTTCATCTCGTCCATCTTCACCATTGTCGCCGGTGCTGCCCCGAACTGGATCGTTCTCGGCCTGTTCACTTGTCTGAGTGCgtttggtgctggtggaaaCCTGGTTTTGGATACGGCGGTCTTCCTGGAGTATCTCCCCAGCCAGCATTCATGGCTGGTGACTCTGATGGCCGCCTGGTGGG GCGTTGGACAGCTGATTGCAGGCCTGTTCGCGTGGGCCTTTATGCCGAACTACTCCTGCGCCGATGCGGCCAGCTGCACCTACGACAACAACAAGGGCTGGCGCTATGTCTGGTACACTTCAGGCGCCTTCGTCTTTCTCCTGTCGATTCTGCGCATCACCGTCGTCCGGCTGGAAGAAACGCCCAAGTTTCTTGTGTCTGAGGGCAAGGACGAGAAGGTGGTTGCAGTGCTCCAGGGAATTGCCCAGAAGCATCAACGCCCCTGCAGCCTCACCCTCGAGCGCCTAACAGCCCTGGGAGTAACGCGGACTCGCCATTCCGGCGAGACTCGTCGCTCCTTCAAGCTGATCTCTCTGCCCGAGCTCGGCTATCACCTCCGTGGTCTCTACGCCACCCGCAAGATGGCCCTATCCACCAGCTTGATCTGGTTTTCCTGGCTACTGATCGGTCTGGCATATCCTCTTTTCAACGTCTTCCTACCGCTGTACCTGAAATCGCGCGGCGCCGAGTTCGGTGACGATAGCCCCTATACTACCTGGAGAAACTACGCCATCACCAACGCATGCGGTATATTTGGCCCTATTCTTGCTGGCTTCCTATGTCGCACgcgctggtgctggggcCGCCGAGGAACCATGATCCTGGGGGCGATGGTCACCATGgtgttcttcttctcgtaCACAGCTGTACGAACGGCGGATCAGAATGTTGCATTCACCTGCATTATCAACTTCTGTCTGAACATTTACTACGGGACACTCTACGCCTATACGCCAGAG GTCCTCCCATCTGCCCACCGCGGCACAGGAAACGGCATCGCCATCGGACTGAACCGAATCATGGGAATCGTGAGTGCCGTCGTTggccgagaagcagat ACGAGCACCTCCGTCCCGCTGTACATCTGTGCCGCTCTGtatatcatcatggccatcgtCGCCGCAGCATTCCCCTTCGAGCCGCTCGGTCGCCGCAGCAGCTGA
- a CDS encoding uncharacterized protein (CAZy:GH18;~COG:G;~EggNog:ENOG410PKNR;~InterPro:IPR036861,IPR011583,IPR029070,IPR001223, IPR017853,IPR018392,IPR001579,IPR036779;~PFAM:PF00704;~SECRETED:SignalP(1-22);~go_function: GO:0004553 - hydrolase activity, hydrolyzing O-glycosyl compounds [Evidence IEA];~go_function: GO:0008061 - chitin binding [Evidence IEA];~go_process: GO:0005975 - carbohydrate metabolic process [Evidence IEA]), whose product MGLLSLGALALTTALLVHPAASRRNYIDDCPRACSLSDTPFDWINYHSTESLAACKEPMLLDLSLYNALNKTDSSWTMFACTPDNDAGTNNERRAENLKYEEASVSLERVSWGASTKASKDTDAVKSIVKSMQTWLGGSSKQDQFHVFGHFGKVTAGLYIGPRFDRAKTAKTIVEGMLDQLDSTSPLVALQHCGDVGEDTIGVAISTNGDLNSIQRLLRQWREGECPSDHDESTNVDDISVAKAPSTIAISSAHGRGPILQNRADKCETKQVELGEDCPKMAVKCGISGDDFTKYNSYDKDLCSSLRAGQHVCCTSGDLPDFSPDPFKNGTCYTHRVETGQDCSYLAASHSLTNKDLEEFNEETWGWRGCGDLQASLNICLSKGKPPFPAPIPGAICGPQAENATMPDDSSSSEWALLNPCPLNACCNLNGWCGINPEFCEYKDSGNPGTGVCISNCGTSVVNDDIPPDEFANVGYFLASNLNRDCLNMNAYSIRASEYTHIQFAFGNIKDDYSIGLMEGDEEQFEYFKGMKSIKRVISFGGWDFSTFPETYHIFRDGVKEANREKFAKNVVDFVKKHDLDGVDFDWEYPGAPDIPDIPAGEEEEGERYLEFLKVVREQLPDGKTLSIAAPASFWYLQAFPIDEIAELVDYIVYMTYDLRGQWDYDNNDPPLGCPDGNCLRSHVNSTETQYALAMITKAQVQTKKLMVGVSSYGRSFEMAEPGCTGPTCKYTGNGASKGRCTDTSGYLANAEINEILKNNDNSAHSYDDKSDSDILVYNDNQWTAYMTDETRNRRLSKYSGMNMGGSVEWSIDLQKFVPPMAPGPGIFLPLPEDMDIEEFCSEPDLDKITEAEASSQRNISAYFDYFFDVRRGGDTSSWTQELFAGSETVSCDTFPDGPCGFPDPGECHGYEPPSLYWAQFVVANYFDHISKFGTMFRDTTFNESLNIGRLVADFPIKTPSDDTQSTVFAIFAGALGMASGIASGVGAGLPGNPGSAVSAAGAALTGFSGMWTILSAAVDDAEPPDEDDMERALNIQLGTIWNAAYRAGQSGLISLFADGDLSDIPKEYKEGDYEYEISNFFDGRWLHRLTGKFVRDMQDALSENMRKSLASYALTFANYYIVKGGFDADDCSDQTGGKVIDDVCYTLEYPGDGKSSIRPKRSDFSKTVSEDTLETMTDTYSIDLEELYKISDSCQSKTEDYGGVIDSETFKLFSEDEKPDCFYSLPVFVAAEDDDGRVSWRTPCWARVQNMTSDGDDTPKVGETYLPPNLDEIIDQEFCVPCSSGKPGCSIG is encoded by the exons ATGGGCCTACTTTCGCTAGGGGCATTAGCCCTTACAACAGCCCTCCTGGTCCATCCTGCAGCGTCTCGAAGGAACTATATTGACGACTGTCCGCGGGCATGCAGTCTCAGCGACACCCCCTTTGACTGGATCAACTATCACAGTACAGAAAGTCTGGCAGCATGCAAAGAGCCCATGCTCCTTGACCTGTCCCTGTACAACGCTCTCAACAAGACCGATTCGTCATGGACTATGTTTGCTTGTACGCCTGACAATGATGCTGGTACGAATAACGAGCGTCGCGCGGAGAATCTCAAGTATGAGGAGGCCAGTGTCTCACTTGAGCGCGTTAGCTGGGGCGCATCCACCAAAGCAAGCAAAGATACCGACGCCGTGAAGAGTATCGTGAAGAGCATGCAGACCTGGCTAGGCGGATCCTCGAAACAAGACCAGTTTCATGTTTTCGGACACTTTGGCAAAGTCACTGCTGGTCTTTATATTGGACCACGGTTTGACAGGGCCAAGACTGCTAAGACGATTGTGGAGGGCATGCTGGATCAGCTCGATAGCACCTCTCCGCTGGTAGCTTTACAACATTGTGGCGATGTTGGCGAGGACACTATCGGAGTTGCAATCTCCACGAACGGTGATCTGAACAGTATCCAGCGTTTGCTCCGACAGTGGCGCGAGGGAGAATGTCCATCTGACCACGACGAGAGCACAAACGTCGACGATATCTCTGTTGCGAAGGCGCCAtccaccatcgccatctcaAGCGCGCACGGCCGAGGACCCATCCTCCAAAACAGGGCCGATAAATGCGAGACGAAACAGGTCGAGCTTGGCGAAGACTGTCCCAAGATGGCTGTGAAATGCGGTATCTCCGGCGACGACTTTACCAAGTATAACAGCTACGATAAGGATCTCTGCTCGAGTCTGCGCGCGGGCCAGCACGTCTGCTGCACCAGCGGCGATCTGCCTGATTTCTCGCCTGATCCGTTTAAGAATGGGACGTGTTATACGCACCGGGTGGAAACGGGGCAGGACTGTTCATACCTCGCGGCTTCCCATAGTCTCACGAATAAGGATCTTGAGGAGTTCAACGAGGAGACCTGGGGATGGCGCGGGTGTGGGGACCTCCAGGCCAGTTTGAATATCTGTCTCAGTAAAGGAAAGCCTCCATTTCCGGCCCCTATCCCTGGTGCTATCTGCGGGCCGCAGGCTGAGAATGCGACGATGCCGGATGATAGCTCGTCGTCTGAATGGGCGCTTCTGAATCCCTGTCCGTTGAATGCCTGCTGCAATCTGAATGGGTGGTGTGGCATCAACCCGGAGTTCTGCGAGTACAAAGACTCAGGCAATCCGGGCACCGGCGTGTGTATCAGCAACTGTGGAACGTCGGTGGTGAATGATGATATCCCGCCGGATGAGTTTGCCAATGTTGGATATTTCCTCGCGAGTAATTTGAACCGAGACTGTCTGAACATGAACGCCTATTCGATCCGTGCTTCCGAGTACACGCATATCCAGTTCGCGTTTGGGAATATCAAGGACGACTACTCGATTGGTCTGAtggagggcgatgaagagcagTTCGAGTACTTCAAGGGAATGAAGTCCATCAAGAGGGTTATCTCCTTTGGCGGTTGGGACTTTAGCACATTCCCCGAGACATATCACATCTTCCGCGACGGTGTCAAAGAGGCAAACAGGGAGAAGTTCGCGAAGAACGTGGTCGACTTTGTGAAGAAACATGATCTTGACGGTGTCGACTTCGACTGGGAGTATCCTGGCGCCCCTGATATTCCAGATATCCCAgcaggcgaagaggaagaaggcgagcGGTATCTAGAGTTCTTAAAGGTCGTGCGAGAACAGCTGCCGGATGGAAAAACTCTTTCTATCGCTGCCCCCGCGTCGTTCTGGTATCTGCAGGCCTTCCCTATCGATGAAATTGCCGAACTCGTCGACTATATCGTGTACATGACCTACGACCTCCGCGGGCAATGGGACTACGATAATAACGACCCTCCTCTGGGCTGTCCGGACGGAAATTGTCTCCGATCGCATGTCAATTCAACCGAGACGCAGTATGCCCTGGCAATGATCACCAAGGCACAGGTGCAGACCAAGAAGCTCATGGTGGGAGTGAGCAGCTACGGCCGGTCCTTCGAGATGGCAGAGCCAGGATGCACGGGGCCTACTTGCAAGTATACAGGAAACGGCGCTTCAAAAGGGCGCTGCACAGATACCTCTGGATATCTGGCAAATGCGGAGATTAACGAGATCCTGAAAAATAATGACAACTCGGCCCACTCATACGATGACAAGAGTGACTCGGATATCCTGGTCTACAACGACAACCAGTGGACCGCGTATATGACGGACGAAACCCGCAATAGGAGACTGAGCAAGTACAGCGGAATGAACATGGGAGGATCTGTCGAGTGGTCTATTGACCTGCAAAAGTTCGTCCCGCCAATGGCGCCTGGCCCTGGCATTTTCCTCCCCCTGCCTGAGGATATGGATATCGAGGAGTTCTGTTCCGAGCCGGATCTCGACAAGATCacagaggcagaggcgagCTCGCAGCGGAATATCTCTGCGTATTTTGACTACTTCTTTGATGTCCGGAGGGGCGGTGATACAT CGAGCTGGACACAGGAACTCTTCGCCGGGAGCGAGACTGTCAGCTGCGACACATTCCCCGACGGTCCCTGTGGATTCCCTGACCCCGGCGAATGTCACGGATACGAACCTCCATCTCTGTACTGGGCGCAGTTCGTGGTAGCCAACTACTTCGATCACATCTCCAAGTTCGGCACCATGTTCCGGGACACCACGTTCAACGAGAGCCTCAACATCGGCAGGCTGGTGGCGGATTTCCCGATCAAAACGCCGTCCGACGATACGCAGTCGACGGTTTTTGCGATCTTTGCTGGCGCTCTTGGTATGGCTAGTGGGATAGCCAGTGGCGTAGGAGCCGGTCTCCCAGGCAATCCTGGCAGTGCGGTTtcagctgctggtgctgcccTGACTGGATTCTCGGGGATGTGGACTATTCTCTCTGCTGCGGTGGATGATGCAGAGCCCcctgatgaggatgatatgGAGCGGGCGCTGAACATACAGCTGGGGACTATCTGGAACGCCGCGTACCGGGCTGGACAGAGCGGACTCATTTCTCTGTTTGCGGACGGCGACTTGTCTGATATACCCAAGGAATATAAAGAGGGGGACTACGAGTATGAGATCTCGAACTTCTTCGACGGGCGGTGGCTGCATCGACTCACGGGGAAGTTCGTGAGAGATATGCAGGATGCGCTGTCGGAGAAtatgaggaagagcttggCCTCGTACGCACTGACTTTTGCCAATTACTATATCGTGAAGGGTGGCTTCGATGCCGATGACTGCTCGGATCAGACTGGGGGAAAGGTCATCGACGATGTCTGCTATACCCTGGAATACCCAGGCGACGGCAAGTCCTCTATCAGACCCAAGCGCAGTGACTTCTCGAAGACGGTGTCGGAGGATACGTTGGAAACGATGACGGACACGTACTCGATTGATCTGGAGGAGCTATACAAGATATCCGACAGTTGCCAGTCGAAGACGGAGGACTACGGGGGTGTCATCGACTCGGAAACCTTCAAGCTCTTTTCAGAAGACGAAAAGCCAGACTGCTTCTACAGTCTTCCTGTTTTTGTCGcggccgaggacgacgacggtAGAGTCAGCTGGCGGACTCCCTGCTGGGCGAGAGTCCAGAATATGACTTCCGACGGTGATGATACGCCCAAGGTTGGCGAGACCTATCTCCCTCCAAACCTGGACGAGATCATTGATCAGGAGTTCTGCGTGCCTTGCAGTTCAGGCAAGCCTGGGTGCAGTATTGGCTGA